One Malus sylvestris chromosome 14, drMalSylv7.2, whole genome shotgun sequence DNA segment encodes these proteins:
- the LOC126599768 gene encoding ubiquitin-conjugating enzyme E2 22: MATNENLPPNVIKQLAKELKSLDESPPEGIKVGVNDDDFSIIYADIEGPAGTPYENGVFRMKLLLSWDFPHSPPKGYFLTKIFHPNIATNGEICVNTLKKDWNPSLGLRHVLIVVRCLLIEPFPESALNEQAGKMLLENYEEYARHARLYTGIHAKPKPKFKTGAISESTTALNVEQTNTSTLNADQKNTAPGAALPVISASPSPLAPITVTTRGNGQDQPAVVAPMETGVSGSAAAASAAATTTVRKDGGLTKAQADKKKIDARKKSLKRL, translated from the exons ATG GCTACGAATGAAAATCTCCCACCAAATGTAATTAAGCAACTTGCAAAGGAATTGAAGAGTCTTGATGAATCCCCTCCTGAAGGCATAAAAGTTGGTGTTAACGATGATGATTTTTCTATCATATATGCTGATATTGAAGGGCCAG CTGGTACTCCTTACGAGAATGGTGTTTTCCGCATGAAGTTGTTATTGTCTTGGGACTTTCCACACTCTCCTCCTAAAG GCTACTTCCTGACTAAGATTTTCCATCCAAACATTGCGACTAACGGTGAGATTTGTGTCAACACCTTGAAAAAAGATTGGAATCCAAGTCTTGGATTACGACATGTTCTGATT GTAGTCAGATGTCTATTGATTGAACCATTTCCTGAATCAGCGTTGAATGAACAGGCAGGCAAGATGCTTCTTGAAAATTATGAGGAGTATGCAAGACATGCAAG GCTTTATACTGGAATCCATGCAAAGCCGAAACCCAAGTTTAAAACGGGAGCTATTTCAGAGTCGACAACTGCACTGAATGTTGAACAAACTAACACTTCGACACTGAATGCTGATCAAAAGAACACAGCACCTGGTGCTGCCTTGCCAGTGATTTCTGCATCCCCATCCCCACTGGCGCCTATTACAGTCACCACTAGAGGAAACGGGCAGGATCAGCCAGCTGTTGTAGCTCCAATGGAGACTGGAGTAAGTGGGTCTGCTGCGGCTGCATCAGCAGCAGCAACTACTACCGTGAGGAAAGATGGCGGATTGACAAAAGCACAGGCGGACAAGAAGAAAATAGATGCgagaaagaagagtttaaagAGATTATGA